A single window of Populus nigra chromosome 17, ddPopNigr1.1, whole genome shotgun sequence DNA harbors:
- the LOC133676902 gene encoding zinc finger protein 8-like encodes MDKVERETHDFMNVESFSQLPFIRPAPIKEKGIRLFGIEFGSNKESPAADESDSAETNEDAAKENESSDNNRRFECHYCCRNFPTSQALGGHQNAHKRERQHAKRAHLQSAMIHNSLSDAHYYGILNYRIDSISNAAMTHPSWNSHTSTNRYYGGQGSYSQQPINGSPLGLWRIPAVHGSATLQHPDRSVHPLPSFSGEGLKPSPAGGSSSQGRYGYESKSSVQDRVSLDLHL; translated from the coding sequence ATGGATAAGGTTGAAAGGGAGACTCACGACTTCATGAATGTGGAATCCTTCTCTCAGCTTCCCTTTATCCGCCCCGCacccataaaagaaaagggcatTCGCCTCTTCGGTATAGAGTTCGGCAGCAACAAAGAAAGTCCAGCAGCTGACGAGTCTGATTCAGCGGAAACTAATGAAGACGCTGCTAAAGAAAATGAGAGCAGTGACAACAACAGAAGATTTGAGTGCCATTACTGTTGCAGAAACTTCCCTACTTCGCAAGCCTTAGGTGGCCACCAAAACGCACACAAAAGAGAGCGTCAGCACGCGAAACGTGCCCACCTCCAGTCGGCAATGATTCATAACAGCCTCTCAGATGCACACTATTATGGCATTTTAAACTACAGGATAGATTCAATTTCCAACGCAGCCATGACTCACCCTTCATGGAATAGCCACACTAGCACTAATAGGTATTACGGCGGTCAAGGCTCCTATTCACAACAACCTATCAATGGGAGTCCACTAGGCTTGTGGCGGATCCCGGCTGTTCACGGTAGTGCTACTCTCCAACATCCTGACCGTTCGGTGCATCCATTACCATCATTTTCCGGTGAGGGACTGAAACCCTCACCTGCCGGTGGTTCAAGCTCACAAGGGCGGTACGGATATGAGTCCAAGTCGAGCGTTCAAGACCGTGTGAGTTTAGATCTTCatctttaa
- the LOC133677262 gene encoding uncharacterized protein LOC133677262: MSAKASSSQLSVSSSGSGGLSHVYIQHPPLRCNAPGTRGLFYDDGNKLLISPTSDQVFSWKAVPFDPHVAPTSDSISEGPILSIRYSLDAKIIAIQRSSLEIQFFHRETGQNFYHKCKPESDSILGFFWTDCPLCDFVLVKTSGLDLLACDAESKSLNVVETRKLNVSWYVYTHESRLVLLASGMQCKTFNGFQLSSAGIVRLPKFEMVMAKSEANSKPVLADEDVYIATIYGRIYCLQIDRVAMLLHSYRFYRDAVVQQGSLPIYSNKVAVSVVDNVLLIHQVGAKVVILYDIFADSRSPISAPLPLLFRGFPRSNTSSSRSTAKDIEIPEANTSDSEAIIYGDDWTFLVPDLICDVSNKLLWKIHLDLEAISASSSEAPSVLEFLQRRKLEASKAKQLCLAITRNVILERRPVSTVAKAIDILLMSYSLSLKTGSYLKGIKTEKTSHSAGTQIGIPRSGASASTGEVDAHGTSTKHQSSAIVDNESLNRSGNSSTSDSEDNTQFNSLKANLKVNKEKLSSGAESSSSEVYPSSLQSQNLGPSNSPLNASVSERQESQLMSPAISTDEMYSLLFAPVEEEMVGDPSYLVAIIVEFLRSASSEKIKVQPNIYVLTIQLLARNERYAELSLFIINKILEPSKEVAMQLLELGRQNSQIRKLGLDMLRQLSLHHDYVLLLVQDGYYLEALRYARKHKVVTVRPSLFLEAAVSSNDSQLLAAVLRFFSDFTPGFKNTTDCHGYCRILKEMNSDVAV, encoded by the exons ATGTCTGCGAAAGCATCAAGTTCGCAGCTTAGTGTTAGTTCAAGTGGGTCTGGAGGGTTGTCGCATGTTTATATTCAGCACCCTCCTTTACGATGTAATGCGCCAGGAACAAGGGGTTTATTTTATGATGATGGAAATAAGCTACTGATCTCTCCAACATCTGATCAG gttttttcctggaaagctgtACCCTTTGATCCTCATGTTGCACCTACCTCTGATTCAATAAGTGAAGGGCCTATCCTATCTATACGGTATTCTTTGGATGCAAAGATCATAGCAATCCAGAGATCCAGTCTAGAGATACAGTTTTTTCATAGGGAAACTGGACAAAACTTTTATCACAAGTGTAAGCCAGAGTCAGATAGTATACTGGGGTTTTTTTGGACAGATTGTCCGCTGTGCGATTTTGTACTAGTAAAAACCAG TGGGCTGGATTTGCTCGCCTGTGATGCTGAATCAAAATCACTTAATGTTGTAGAGACAAGGAAATTGAATGTGAGCTGGTATGTATATACACATGAGAGTCGATTGGTTCTTCTTGCTTCAGGAATGCAATGCAAGACCTTCAATGGATTCCAG CTTTCATCTGCTGGGATTGTTCGCTTGCCGAAGTTTGAGATGGTAATGGCCAAATCTGAGGCTAACAGCAAGCCTGTCCTAGCAGATGAAGATGTCTATATTGCAACCAT CTATGGGAGGATTTACTGCTTGCAAATTGACAGAGTTGCAATGCTACTTCATTCTTATAGATTTTATCGAGACGCTGTTGTACAGCAG GGTTCCTTGCCAATATATTCAAACAAAGTTGCTGTTAGTGTGGTTGATAATGTACTTCTTATCCATCAAGTGGGTGCTAAGGTTGTAATACTCTATGACATATTTGCGGATTCTCGATCACCCATTTCTGCTCCACTTCCCCTACTGTTTAGGGGTTTCCCCAGGTCTAATACTTCTTCCTCTCGATCTACTGCAAAAGATATTGAAATTCCAGAGGCCAACACAAGTGATTCTGAAGCAATTATTTACGGAGATGATTGGACATTTCTTGTTCCTGACCTTATATGTGATGTTTCTAATAAGCTTTTATGGAAGATCCATTTAGACTTGGAG GCAATTTCTGCAAGCAGCTCTGAAGCTCCATCAGTGCTTGAGTTCTTGCAACGACGGAAGTTGGAAGCTAGTAAG GCCAAACAGCTGTGCTTGGCAATAACACGCAATGTTATTCTTGAAAGGAGACCAGTGTCCACGGTTGCCAAGGCGATAGATATACTGCTTATGTCTTATTCCCTGTCACTCAAGACAGGCAGTTATCTCAAGGgaataaaaacagagaaaaccTCACATTCTGCTGGGACACAAATTGGTATCCCGCGATCTGGTGCCAGTGCATCTACAGGAGAAGTTGATGCACATGGAACATCCACCAAACACCAATCTAGTGCCATAGTTGACAATGAATCTCTGAATAGATCTGGAAACTCCTCAACTTCGGACTCTGAGGACAATACCCAATTCAACTCATTAAAAGCAAACCTGAAAGTGAACAAGGAGAAATTATCAAGTGGTGCTGAGAGTTCTAGCTCTGAAGTTTACCCGTCATCTTTACAATCTCAGAATCTTGGACCAAGCAACAGTCCATTAAATGCTAGTGTTTCTGAAAGGCAGGAGTCTCAACTTATGTCTCCAGCAATTTCAACTGATGAGATGTATAGCTTACTGTTTGCTCCAGTTGAGGAAGAGATGGTGGGGGACCCATCTTACTTGGTTGCCATCATTGTAGAGTTTCTTCGTAG TGCAAGTTCAGAAAAGATTAAAGTTCAACCAAACATCTATGTGCTGACAATACAACTTCTAGCACGCAATGAGCGATATGCAGAACTCTCATTGTTCATCATAAACAAG ATTCTTGAACCCTCAAAAGAAGTTGCAATGCAGCTCCTAGAATTAGGTCGTCAAAATTCCCAGATTAGGAAGCTGGGTCTAGACATGCTGAGACAGCTCTCTTTGCATCATGACTACGTGTTGCTACTAGTTCAAGATGGGTATTATCTTGAAGCCTTGCGTTATGCTAGGAAGCACAAG GTTGTGACTGTCCGGCCATCATTGTTTCTTGAAGCAGCTGTGTCTTCCAATGATTCTCAACTCCTTGCTGCAGTGCTGAGATTCTTTTCAGATTTTACTCCAGGATTTAAAAACACTACCGACTGCCATGGATACTGTCGGATTCTCAAGGAGATGAACTCAGATGTAGCTGTTTGA